Proteins from a genomic interval of Thunnus thynnus chromosome 5, fThuThy2.1, whole genome shotgun sequence:
- the pskh1 gene encoding serine/threonine-protein kinase H1 homolog, whose protein sequence is MGCRNSKVLPEPPGDVQLDLVKKVDPPQPPQTDIYKHFIRGDGTGSKMGGAGGGGGDKADSTSPYQARAQAPTPTVSTQPPKDPSELSDPQRKKVAKYRAKFDPRVTAKYDIKALIGRGSFSRVVRVEHKSTRQPYAIKMIETRYREGREVCESELCVLRRVRHTNIIQLMEVFETAERVYMVMELATGGELFDRIIARGSFTERDATRVLQMVLDGVKYLHTLGITHRDLKPENLLYYHPGADSKIIITDFGLASSRKKGDECLMKTTCGTPEYIAPEILVRKPYTNAVDMWALGVISYILLSGTMPFEDDNRMRLYRQILKGKYSFSGEPWPSVSNLAKDFVERILTVDPSERLTAGQALKHPWIVSMAASSSMKNLQRCISQNLLKRASSRCHSTKSAQSTRSSRSTKSNKARRVREKELRELNRRYQQQYNG, encoded by the exons ATGGGGTGCAGGAACAGTAAGGTCCTCCCTGAGCCTCCAGGGGATGTTCAGTTGGACCTGGTCAAAAAG GTTGATCCTCCCCAACCTCCTCAGACAGATATCTATAAGCACTTCATACGAGGGGATGGCACTGGAAGCAAGATGGGTGGGGCCGGTGGAGGGGGAGGTGACAAGGCAGACTCCACCTCTCCATACCAGGCCCGGGCACAAGCTCCCACTCCCACCGTTTCCACTCAGCCACCCAAGGACCCGTCCGAACTGTCGGACCCTCAACGGAAGAAGGTGGCAAAATATCGAGCCAAGTTTGACCCGCGTGTCACAGCCAAGTACGACATCAAAGCTCTGATAGGTCGCGGGAGTTTTAGCCGGGTTGTCCGTGTGGAGCACAAGAGCACGCGGCAGCCGTACGCCATCAAAATGATCGAGACTCGGTACCGGGAGGGGAGGGAGGTGTGCGAGTCAGAGCTTTGTGTTCTCCGACGCGTTCGTCACACCAATATAATCCAGCTGATGGAGGTCTTCGAGACGGCAGAGCGCGTCTACATGGTGATGGAGCTGGCCACTGGAGGAGAGCTCTTTGACCGGATCATCGCTCGCGGCTCCTTCACCGAGCGGGACGCCACGCGGGTGCTGCAGATGGTGCTGGATGGCGTCAAGTATCTCCACACTTTGGGGATCACTCACCGAGACCTGAAGCCAGAGAACCTGCTCTACTACCACCCTGGAGCTGATTCCAAGATCATCATCACTGACTTTGGTTTGGCCAGTAGCAGGAAGAAGGGAGACGAGTGTTTGATGAAGACCACCTGCGGCACGCCAGAGTACATTGCCCCTGAGATCCTGGTGAGGAAACCTTATACAAACGCAGTAGACATGTGGGCGCTGGGGGTGATATCGTACATCCTGCTGAGCGGAACCATGCCCTTCGAGGACGACAACCGCATGAGGCTCTACCGGCAGATCCTCAAGGGGAAGTACAGCTTCTCTGGAGAG CCGTGGCCCAGCGTGTCCAACCTGGCCAAAGACTTTGTGGAGCGGATTCTAACGGTGGATCCCAGCGAGCGGCTGACGGCTGGCCAGGCCCTCAAGCACCCCTGGATCGTCAGTATGGCCGCCTCTTCCTCCATGAAGAACCTACAACGCTGTATATCTCAGAACCTCCTGAAACGGGCATCCTCTCGCTGCCACAGCACCAAGTCGGCCCAGTCCACGCGCTCAAGCCGCTCAACCAAATCCAACAAAGCCCGGCGGGTGCGTGAGAAGGAGCTACGCGAGCTGAACCGTCGCTATCAGCAGCAGTACAATGGCTGA
- the mbtps1 gene encoding membrane-bound transcription factor site-1 protease, which yields MVYPASQLKMLLLPVWASMLLGLLAGFLPVVGMEPAGGGKSDSDHIPNSDLLPSSSSSNCSQLTLKLEFSSKVVEHEYIVAFTGYFSAKARSLYISSALRNAGDGTLEWHIVPRKNPASDFPSDFELVRIRQALPSSLLTLEDHPYIKRVTPQRKVFRSLKYIPSAEPAAPCNATRGTQKWQSWQSSRPFRRTSLSLGSGFWHATGRHSSRRLLRAIPRHVAQILQADVLWQMGHTGSGVKVAVFDTGLSEKHPHFKNVKERTNWTNEKTLDDGLGHGTFVAGVIASMRECQGFAPDSELHIFRVFTNNQVSYTSWFLDAFNYAILKKIDVLNLSIGGPDFMDHPFVDKVWELTANRVIMVSAIGNDGPLYGTLNNPADQMDVIGVGGIDFEDNIARFSSRGMTTWELPGGYGRVKPDIVTYGSGVRGSGMKEGCRSLSGTSVASPVVAGAVTLLASTVLNRELVNPASMKQALIASARRLPGVNMFEQGHGKLDLIRAYQILNSYRPQASLSPSYIDLTECPYMWPYCSQPIYYGGMPTIVNVTILNGMGVTGRIVDKPIWQPYLPQNGDHIDVAVSYSPVLWPWAGYLAVSISVAKKAASWEGIAQGHVMVTVASPAENDSEVGGELTSTVKLPIKVKIVPTPPRSKRVLWDQYHNLRYPPGYFPRDNLRMKNDPLDWNGDHIHTNFRDMYQHLRSMGYFVEVLGAPITCFDASQYGTLLMVDSEEEYFPEEITKLRRDIDNGLSLIIFSDWYNTSVMRKVKFYDENTRQWWMPDTGGANVPALNDLISVWGMAFSDGLYEGDFTLADHDMYYASGCSIARFPEDGIVIAKNLKDQGLEVLKQETAVVEGVPILGLYQTPSDGGGRIALYGDSNCIDDSHRQKDCFWLLDALLQYTSYSMTPPSLSHSHSRVAPPTGTERPLPQRLEGNHLYRYSKVLEAHLGDPKPRPLPACPHLSWAKPQPVNETAPSNLWKHQKLLSVDLDKVALPNVRAYRPQVRPLSPGESGAWDIPGGIMPGRYNQEVGQTIPVFAFLGAMVVLSFFVVQLTKAKSKPKRRKPRIKRPTYLQQQQQTTSGKNPTV from the exons ATGGTTTACCCAGCTTCACAACTCAAAATGCTCCTGCTTCCTGTGTGGGCGTCGATGCTTTTAGGGCTGCTTGCGGGCTTTCTGCCTGTGGTGGGGATGGAACCAGCGGGAGGAGGCAAATCTGACTCTGATCACATCCCCAACTCAGATCTCCTCCCCTCGTCGTCCAGCTCCAACTGCTCCCAGCTCACCCTCAAACTGGAGTTCTCCTCCAAGGTGGTGGAACATG AGTACATCGTAGCATTTACGGGATATTTCTCAGCTAAAGCTCGCAGCCTGTACATCAGCAGCGCCCTGCGGAACGCCGGGGATGGAACGCTGGAGTGGCACATCGTTCCCAGAAAAAACCCAGCTTCTGACTTCCCTAGTGACTTTGAGCTGGTCCGCATACGTCAAGCTTTGCCCAGCAGCCTGCTGACCTTAGAGGACCACCCTTACATCAAGAGGGTGACGCCGCAACGCAAAGTGTTCCGCTCACTCAAATACATTCCCT CAGCCGAACCCGCTGCACCCTGCAATGCCACCCGCGGGACACAAAAATGGCAGTCGTGGCAATCATCCCGGCCTTTCCGACGAACCAGCCTGTCACTGGGATCAGGTTTCTGGCACGCCACTGGTCGCCACTCCAGCCGGCGCCTGCTGCGGGCCATCCCCCGCCACGTAGCCCAGATCCTGCAGGCAGACGTACTCTGGCAGATGGGACACACTG GTTCTGGCGTGAAGGTGGCAGTATTTGATACAGGCCTGAGCGAGAAGCACCCACATTTTAAGAACGTAAAAGAGAGAACCAACTGGACTAATGAGAAGACATTGGATGATG GCCTGGGCCATGGTACGTTTGTGGCAGGAGTGATAGCCAGTATGAGGGAGTGCCAGGGCTTTGCCCCCGATTCAGAGCTGCACATCTTCAGAGTGTTCACCAACAACCAG GTGTCATACACCTCATGGTTTCTGGATGCTTTCAACTACGCCATCTTGAAAAAGATAGATGTTCTTAACCTGAGCATCGGGGGGCCTGACTTCATGGACCACCCCTTCGTTGATAAG gtgtggGAGCTCACTGCCAACAGAGTGATCATGGTCTCTGCTATTGGCAACGATGGACCTCTGTATGG cacGCTGAACAACCCAGCAGACCAGATGGACGTGATCGGGGTCGGAGGGATTGACTTTGAGGACAACATTGCCAGATTTTCATCCAGAGGCATGACCACCTGG GAGCTGCCAGGGGGCTACGGCAGGGTGAAGCCTGACATCGTCACCTACGGTTCCGGTGTTCGGGGGTCAGGGATGAAGGAGGGATGTCGCTCTCTGTCTGGCACCAGCGTTGCCTCTCCTGTGGTTGCTGGCGCTGTCACACTTCTGGCCAG CACCGTGCTGAACCGCGAGTTGGTTAACCCAGCCTCCATGAAGCAGGCTCTGATAGCCTCGGCCCGCAGGCTGCCGGGGGTCAACATGTTTGAGCAGGGCCACGGGAAGCTAGACCTGATCAGAGCCTACCAGATCCTCAACAGCTATAGACCTCAGGCCAG TCTTTCCCCCAGCTACATCGACCTGACCGAGTGTCCGTACATGTGGCCTTACTGCTCTCAGCCCATCTACTATGGAGGAATGCCTACCATTGTCAATGTGACCATTCTCAACGGCATGGGTGTCACCGGCAGGATTGTCGACAAG ccCATCTGGCAGCCCTACCTCCCACAGAATGGAGACCACATTGATGTGGCCGTCTCTTACTCACCGGTGCTGTGGCCGTGGGCCGGCTACTTGGCTGTCTCCATCTCCGTGGCCAAGAAAGCAGCATCGTGGGAAGGGATTGCTCAAGGTCATGTGATGGTCACTGTGGCGTCACCCGCAGAGAATGAT TCTGAGGTAGGTGGGGAACTGACCTCCACAGTCAAACTGCCCATCAAGGTGAAGATCGTGCCGACTCCCCCGCGCAGTAAGAGGGTGCTGTGGGACCAGTACCACAACCTGCGCTACCCGCCTGGCTACTTTCCCCGAGACAACCTCCGCATGAAGAATGATCCACTAGACTG GAACGGGGACCACATCCACACTAACTTCAGGGATATGTACCAGCATCTGAGGAGTATGGGATACTTTGTTGAAGTGCTGGGCGCTCCCATCACCTGCTTTGATGCCAGCCAGTATG GCACATTGCTGATGGTGGACAGCGAGGAGGAGTATTTCCCTGAAGAGATCACCAAGCTGAGGAGAGACATCGACAACGGCCTGTCGCTTATTATCTTCAGCGACTGGTACAACACCTCGGTCATGAGGAAGGTCAAGTTCTATGACGAAAACACCAG GCAATGGTGGATGCCAGACACAGGGGGCGCTAACGTACCGGCCTTGAACGACCTGATCTCAGTGTGGGGGATGGCTTTCAGTGACGGGCTGTACGAAGGAGACTTCACTTTGGCTGATCATGACA tGTACTATGCCTCTGGCTGCAGCATTGCTCGTTTCCCAGAAGATGGAATAGTGATTGCCAAGAACCTAAAGGACCAAG gtCTAGAAGTGTTAAAGCAGGAGACAGCAGTGGTTGAGGGAGTTCCCATCCTAGGACTCTACCAAACGCCGTCTGACGGGGGAGGACGCATTGCTCTGTATGGTGATTCTAACTGTATAGATGACAGCCACAGGCAGAAAG ATTGTTTCTGGCTGCTGGACGCTCTCCTTCAGTACACTTCCTACAGTATGACCCCTCCCAGCCTCAGCCACTCCCACAGTAGGGTTGCGCCTCCCACAGGCACAGAGCGCCCACTGCCACAGAGACTGGAAg GCAACCATCTTTATCGCTACTCAAAGGTTCTTGAGGCTCACCTGGGAGACCCAAAGCCCCGCCCCCTACCAGCCTGTCCCCATCTCTCTTGGGCAAAGCCACAGCCCGTCAATGAGACAGCACCCAG TAACCTGTGGAAGCACCAGAAGCTTCTTTCTGTGGATCTGGACAAGGTTGCTCTGCCTAATGTGAGGGCTTACCGTCCCCAGGTCAGACCTCTGTCTCCTGGGGAGAGTGGGGCCTGGGACATCCCTGGAG GGATAATGCCTGGTCGCTATAACCAAGAAGTGGGCCAGACCATCCCCGTGTTTGCCTTCCTGGGAGCTATGGTCGTTCTGTCCTTTTTCGTGGTCCAGCTCACCAAGGCCAAGAGCAAACCCAAGCGCAGGAAACCCCGCATCAAACGTCCCACTtacctccagcagcagcagcagacaacAAGTGGGAAAAACCCCACAGTTTGA